A genomic region of Pelodiscus sinensis isolate JC-2024 chromosome 1, ASM4963464v1, whole genome shotgun sequence contains the following coding sequences:
- the LOC102463384 gene encoding olfactory receptor 52N2-like, translating to MEAANSSTSEMPVFILMGIPGLEDAHIWISIPLAAFYVTALLANSTVLSVVAKEQCLHKPMYLMICMLALSDIITSTSFMPKTLCIFWFNLKSITLNGCLTQLFFFQASSAVHSGVLVIMAVDRYVAICNPLRYTTILTNARTAKLGLVCLVRAVLFILPMPLLLRWLPFCSNNIIAHTYCDNMAVAKVSCGDITGSRIYGLMLACIMIGFDLTVIALSYALILRALLRLSSKKANQKALSTCTAHILVILMAYPAGLFSSLAHRFGQGITPYVHIISSNLHYIIPPMLNPIVYGVNTKELREKVVAFLGRTFSAGVFDYKTAGRGKY from the coding sequence ATGGAAGCTGCCAACTCCAGCACCTCTGAGATGCCAGTATTCATCCTAATGGGCATCCCCGGCCTGGAAGATGCCCACATCTGGATTTCCATCCCTTTGGCTGCATTCTACGTGACAGCTTTGTTGGCAAATTCCACGGTACTGTCTGTTGTAGCAAAAGAGCAGTGCTTGCACAAGCCAATGTATCTGATGATCTGCATGCTGGCACTCTCAGACATCATCACATCTACCTCCTTCATGCCCAAGACCCTGTGcatattttggttcaatttgaaAAGCATCACTTTGAATGGCTGCCTTACCCAGCTCTTCTTCTTTCAGGCAAGTTCTGCTGTGCATTCAGGCGTCCTCGTCATAATGGCTGTTGATCGCTACGTGGCAATATGTAACCCTCTAAGATACACCACCATCCTCACCAATGCCCGAACAGCTAAGCTAGGGTTAGTGTGTTTGGTAAGAGCTGTTCTCTTCATTTTGCCCATGCCCCTGCTCCTGAGATGGCTGCCGTTCTGTTCCAATAACATTATCGCCCACACGTACTGTGACAACATGGCAGTGGCAAAGGTGTCTTGTGGGGACATCACAGGCAGCAGAATATATGGCTTGATGTTGGCCTGTATCATGATTGGGTTTGACCTGACGGTCATTGCATTGTCCTACGCGCTGATCCTCAGGGCTCTCCTTAGACTCTCCTCCAAGAAAGCCAACCAGAAAGCCCTCAGCACATGCACCGCCCACATCCTTGTGATACTCATGGCTTATCCTGCTGGCCTCTTCTCCTCTCTGGCGCACCGATTCGGTCAGGGCATCACACCCTATGTACACATCATCTCATCCAACCTCCATTACATCAtcccccccatgctcaacccTATCGTGTATGGGGTCAACACCAAAGAGCTTCGTGAGAAAGTGGTTGCATTCCTCGGCAGAACGTTTTCAGCTGGTGTCTTTGACTATAAAACTGCAGGACGGGGAAAGTATTGA